tgcagtaaaaaccctagtcactttgaaccgctgccactgtaatgGTGTAGGGGATATTTTCTTGGCACACTTTGGGCCCATTAGTACCAATTGGGCATTGTGTCAACACCACAGCCTACTTGAGTATTGTTGCTAACCATGTCCGTCCCTTTATGAACACAGTGTACCAATCTTCTGATGGCGGCTTCCAGCAGGATAATGCCATAATGCGCAAATCATCCGAGACTGGTTTCTTGAACATGACAATGAGTTCACTGTACTCAAATGGCCTCTGCATTTACCAGATATCAATATAATAGAGCACCTTTGGAATGTGGTGGAAAGGGGGAATCGCATCATGGATGTTAAGCAGACAAATCTGCAGAAACTGCATCATGCTATGATGTCAATATGGACCAAAATTCCAGTACCTTGTTGAATCTATGCCATAAAGGATTAAGGCAGTTTTGAAGGCAAATGGGGGTTCAACTTGGTACTAGtaaggtgtacctaataaagccTCCCGTGATTGTATAATTTCTGTGTACTGTATAGTCTGTAACTGGGGAAATGTACTGAGGAGTCTGGGTCATGATGCATGTGGGTATAACAACTGAAGGGCATAACTTGGTGGATAATACATAGCTGAATAAAATCACAAACGCAACCTCAAGGCACACCACCAAAGAAAAATGTCacaaatgtatatattttttatcttaCATTGTCAGACTAAGAGCTGTGTCTGTTTAGTAACGAAACACATCAGATGAATTactttatcttttttttcaggATATTTAATTATCACTATTACCCTTGTctcaaaataaaggcacacTTCAGTCAATTGATTGCTAAAATcactgatttattaaaatatactTCTAACAATGATTTTAAAGCATCAGCAATGTCAGAGAGTTCTTTTTCCTATCAGCATATCTTCGGGGCTTTGTATAGTTTTAGTGTTAGGATCAACTTCGCTTCCATTTATTTGTTGACTTCATTGACACCGCCCGATTtaatggatcatggactacgtCACCAACAGACCAGAGTActtccgcctgcagaactgtgtctgACACGGTGGTCTGTAGCACAGGTGCTCCACAGTGGTCAGtcctgtctctcttcctcttcaccctgtataCCTCCGTCTTTAGGTTTAACTCAGAGTCCTGCCTCCAGTAGTTCTTGGATAACTCTGCAGTTGTAGGATGTATACAGGGTGGTCACGTTACAGAGTACCAGGGAGTGGTGGAGAGTTTTACTGACTTATGTGGACTAAACCATCTACAACTCAACATCAGTAAAACAAAGAACCTCGTGATGGACTTCTGAGTCCTGTTACCCTCCTCACTAAAAAAGGGGAGGAGGACCGGAAATGACATAAGCTTCTCTTAAAGGTTTATATGACGATTAAtcatcttttatttaaattggaaCAAAAACTGTAATTTTCTATAATGTTAATACCCTTCAATAATCGATAGAAAAGCCTTTGCTGGCTATTACAGCATCCACATGCTTTCTAACTCTTTCAGGTTAGAGGGTCTTAAATAAAAGATAATAATTTTTTTCACATGAAaatcatatttgtattttttcagAGAAGCATGTGTCATTTCTGGTCAACAAATTGATtggttgaataaaagtaacttAGTAACAAGAATTTGCCAGGGGTAAGTATATTTTTGGGCTTCGATTATAACCACCTGGTAAAATTAACGGAAGAGCAAATATTGGTCATCAAGTTCTTAGTGGAACAGAGAGCAGTTTATAGTTACCAAATcaccattttttaaattttttaatgaACTATTTTTATTCAACTATTTTTCATCTTTCTTGAAATTCTGTATATATACACTACGTTGTTTCTATGCAGTCTATTTTGTATTGTGTTGgtcgttttatttatttctgtgatGTCTGTCAGTATTCAGCTATACTTAGTATCACTTttcaacatttaaatgtttcagcaatTCTTGAGAAATGGGTTCAGTATTACAGCATTGACAGTGCATTTTTTTCAGTAAGTGTTTTATCTACGGTAGTTAAATATCATTTACTTACCCACAGCTGGAGATACACCGCCATCTGCTGTGCGTACCAAGTGTGTAATCTTGGTTTTCCTAGCCTTTCTTTTCTGGCTACCAACTAGCATTTCCATACTAGCGGTGCCCTGGACATCTGGGCACATTATGGCAATGGGGGCCAATGATTTGGCCTTAGAGGGTGAATCCAGCAATGTGAAATCACTCTGTACCAATGCTGAAGAAAAAACATTCATCCAGTCAGCAAAGACAGTGCTACAAAGTACTGTACCCTTTGTGAAAGTtaattttacagtttaattttCACTTCAAAACAGTACAGCACTGAAACTGCTGTACCATACTATTGCATTGGgaacatttttgtctttttgtcaaGTACTCTATTATTTCTGCATAAATAAGATTCTACAGTAGGTTCACCTGTGTCCACTGCACCTGGTTtctcctttttgtgtttgtgcttcctAACAATCTTGTGGAATGACATCTTTTTCTGAGAGGGAGATAGTCCTGattcagaacaaaacaaaggtaAACAAGAGCATATAAATGTTATGGCATATGAATGTTTTAattctgactctaaacacatGTAGATTGGGCCATGTATGAAATGCGCAGTCAAAAAAACATCATTATGTTTATTCTGTGGAAAAACATTGATGGTGTTATTATGATACCTTTTGCAACTTTACAGGTTTCTTCTTGGACAGTGGAACTGTTGAGCGTCTTTTTCTTTGTCACGGCAGTTCCCTTCTTATCAAATGTCATTGGGCTATACTGTGGAAGGCTGTTAAATTTCTTTTCAAACTCTTCTTCCAGTTTTCCAAGGCTGAAAATTCAGAATTTAAACTTTACAACTgagcatatatatatgtaatagaAAAACTATTAATATTACACTATTGCTTCCCAAGTTActacataaacactaaaatgaaTAGACAGCTTGTTCAATTATGTGGCTGGTGTATAAGCAATAACATCTAATTCATGCTTAAAGGaatacttcaccaattttcaatggggttgaccaaaaacatgttgagtAGTATTTAAGAAAAAAGGGACACTCATATTCCTCCATAAATTccatgcagagaaattatcatttattcctctgcataaaGTCGCCAGGGTAGCTGCCTTGGCGACTTTTCATGTGTTCAcggactacaactagtgcttcctggttttctctttCCAAGAAACAGTCCAGCTGAGAGAGGCGCGGAGCCACCATTTTTTTATCCTTGCATACATcaacagcactaatattcaatggccgaaggtcctgctctggattatttagaagacagtgagTTTTTTAGTGTGCTAGCACAGTCTGATAATCAGGGTTACTTGTATGCGCCAGAGTACAGTGCAAACGAGTTACAGACGAAGTGGAAGAAGCTGTCCCAGCCGAAAGGCACCTGCAATGAGCTGATAGCATGGAGATCTGACACTGGGGGAAAAGGACAGTGGGGCAGTGTGTAGTAGACAGCTTGTGGTCTGCACTGCTGATGGAAACAACTAAATACccctgtgctgaatttcactgctgctggctgctttgCGAATTCTACTGCTGACAACGGATTATCAGTTTTGGGGCTACATGTGGACAGAGGGGCAttggaaactagcttcaggataccAAGAGGAAACTTAAAGATACAGCCAGGACAAAACAGTCAAATGAGCACTGAGCAAataatatattcaacctttttTGTTAAGGTTGTGCTGTGACATTTGAGTAAAGTTATGAGCTGATGCAagttgtgttttggactgtcagGAGTATCATTAGCTGGTAGGCAGTATCAGCTTTACCGCTGCCAgtttctcttggatgaagttgtggaGTCTTCTACGATCTACGATAATCAGTTTTTCGCTACATGTAAAAAAAGCAGCACTcaaaactagcttcaggatgccgaGAAGAAACCAGAAAAAAGAGCAGGGACAGAATGGAGGGAGCACGGAGTAAGTACtatattcaacctttttttgttttaacttgCTGTGAAACCTAATTAAAGTTACAAGCTGATGCCTTGTGTGCTTTGGACTGTCGAGTTCAGAGTTAGATATGTTGCTAAAGTTAGCTTGGCTGGCAGCGACTctaatactaaaaaaaaaattaattttattcttttgtaggcaatatcggcCAGCCGTGTATCAGAGAGACTCTTGGACAACTTTGTTTTTGCAGCCACTAACAACAGAGAAAAGACAAGGattgctttgattcaaaataaaaagctcctCAACGACATAGAAATTATGTCTTTATTGAAATACActtttaaaatataaccttttgtttaaaatgtaacGCAATGTCCCAACATTTGTCTGTAAACCGGAGGAGTAACGCCCTGCAGTCGGTGATTCATGTAgatccaatcactgcagcttagGAGATTTGTCAGGGTGCAGTGCATTCAGTATATTGTAGGAAATTAcaattttcagccacaacataTAATGCTGCCGCCAATAATAttgcttttccctgttttctatggacatagaccatcaatgttaaatgtttttgcacattttgccTAATGAAATGTCcaatttttataacacaacttgcttttcagatGTGAAGTATCCCTTTAAGGAGGCTTTTACTGTGGGGCTAAATCAGGGCCTTAAgttctgaaaatgaaaaaacgatttgaaactgaaagcttGGGTTGAAACTAAAATAATTCAAatataaactattattattagattaAGATTGTATTTTTTCAAGTTACAAATCTCTTTTCAGGTTCAGACCTTTGGCACTTCTTGGTGGGAATGGGGGTGGGGTGGTGAACTAACATGGAGGACCTATCAACATAGTTGCCTGTACTGTGGGACCTAAGACAATTATGATTGCAAAATTTTAAACAACCACTAAACTTGTTTGCTTCAAACAAAATGGGCATCAAAGACAAGGAAATACTACTAGTATTTTTAAAACTCACATCACTAAAATGGTAATAATACATAGTGGTTTATGGTAATATTGTTTTGAACGTGGTACGTTTGAGTTTTTATAGTAATGTGAGTTTAAAAGATGCACAAAAAGGAACCATTTCGTTAAAAGCAAACCTTTTAGGTAGTTTAACATTTTGCAATATTTCTGCCAGTTCCCGCAATCCCTTAAAGCAACATGTCCATAAAATGTTTTGATAAGGTCCTCCATTTTAGTTATAGCCTCAAAAGCCAAGAAAGTCAAATGTCTGATACCCCCAAAAAATCTGAAATTgtaacttgaaaaaaaaaattgaaactCAAAAACATAAAATCTGAAATTGAAAATAATACactttatatttgaattgaaaaaatgtttatacattttattatttttattattattttattattttaagtatttcaatttttactttgaaattgttttatttcattttcgaAACTTAAAAAATTGGCCTGATACTACATAGTCTACCATTATCAATGCAGGGAAGTAATGAAGGATGTCTTTTTATATGCAACACACCATggtaaaaaatacaaattaggTTTGTTTACCCCTGTAGAGATTCATCTTTGGACTTGGACTTTTTCAGTTTCTTGAAATTATTAGGTCCCATTTGAGGAAGTGTCCAGCTGTCATCGCTCCAGTTGGCATCATGCACATGATCAGAAGCACGGAGAGCCCCTCTTTTACCTGGAAATGTAAAAAGATCACGATCAACTTCATACGATATTTAGAATATACCATGATCATTTCTATTAAAATGAATACCTCTGTCAATATTGGCTCTCAGTGAAGTTAGCATTCCCTCAGAAACAAGTGTTTTATACAAGGCTCCTTTACAGGTTCTTTCTGATTTCCTGAAGCCACGGTTTTCTTCATTGGATTCAAAGTTCACTTCACTCTgcctctcttcttccttctcttcctctttgggCTTAGCAGAAGAGTGAGTGCAGTGGAAGTGATGAGGTTTAGCCATGCTGCCCTGGAGGTCTCCACTTGCTTCATCTGTTTCGGTTGTGGGGCTAACAGTAGTCACATCTTCCTTCATTTCCACTACAGGGGAAGTGTCCTGTCTGCTGTCGCTATccattgtctttttttgtctgaTAAATGAGATTGCTTTTGACTTACTCTTCTCTTTGGGTAAACTAAAATGTCCTTCAATGGGATTGCTCTGGATGGTTTTCTTGACCTTTTCACTGGAGTCACTGAAGGCTCCTTTGGCCACTGCCACAATTGTACTGAAAACACTGTCTATATGTGATTCTGCATCATTACACTTTTTAATAATCTTCTTTGTGGAGCATAGAAGATCACTATTATCACTTATCTTTGCTGCCTCTTTCTTCTTGCTCTTCTTTTTGACACAAGTATTTTGGCTACCAAGTTGTGAGAGAATGGCGTCAGTGGAGGTAGAAGTGACTGAGGATGGTAAAGGGGCTGAAGTGTGAAGGGTGGAAGCACAGTATTCCGTGTCTGATTTTTCCTCCTTAACCTCTTCCACAACTACAGTTTGCTGCAGAGAAACTGTAGATAAGCTGTCCTCTTGAGGAAGTATAACCGTGTCATTTTTTCCAGCTTCAGATGCCAAGCACATctgatgaaacacaaaaaaaacaatattttatttcatgacCAATTCGTGATCCTTAAAATACACCCCTTTTATTCTTTATAGTTTAGTTTGAAAACCATTTGTAgattaatacagtatgtgaatatTTCAGAATACTAACTTTTCATTGTCATAGGTTTCATAGTAATATACAGCCGCATTGTGTTAATAAAATGCACGCTGTATGAACACATCAAACACGTTACCTCAGCCAATTGGAATAAAGTCGACTGTCTGCATGGTTTCCCTTCATATGTGGCAGACTGTGACTGCAGACATACAGGAACATTTTTAGTTAGCTGCTGTGGTTTTTACATAGACATATTGCTTACACAGGGCATTTTactgaaaatactaatattgtTTAAAAATAGTCACCATGAAAAAAACATACCTTATTTGGAAATTTTTAATACAGGTTCATAGTCTGTATTAGTCTGACTTGCTTACCTCCGCACAGCATAGCAGTCCATGCACAGaatacaacacacactcaccaagTACTTtattgtgtatgtatgtacaatAAAAAGCAGTCAACTAAAGTAGCTAAAGAGGAGACCAAAACATAGATTGACCTCTAGTACAGTGTTCCCTAGCCACGTTGAGATATCACCAGATGTTCCCTGGAAAATTATCCAACTTCACCTGATTGCCTATCTAAGTAAGGAGGATGTAATGAAAGGCCGAACAATTACATACTCTTACACTTAAGGGCAGTATCGTTCTAATTACAAAAGTACATAGTCATGCTGGGAATCAGACAATGCTACAGGTATTAGTGATggataaatatatgaatagaaAAAGTATTCAACATGACTTGTTTAGTTACTAAAAAGATGCAggttttacacaaataaattgAGATTtttgtggcctggtagctcagttggtagagcacAGCTTGGGAAGCAGTGTGTCACCGTATCGAAATCATTTCTAGCAACAGGTGTgacagacacttcacactagctccccgggcaccagtcatgtggcagctcactgctcccccaagtgGCTGGGTCAAACTGCAGAGAAAGTTTCCCCACTTTGggactaaaaaaaataaatttttctTCGTTTTTGTGACATTTTTGTTTGGTGGTGTACCTTATTTAATCTCATTGCTCACAGAGGTTTGAACTTACACGCTGTTTAAACATATATAATAACTGATTGTAGAAGACTTTCTTCACTGGTACAGCATAGATTTAATTACGTCCTGTGCTGTCAATTATTGCAGGACCTTACCTTGAATATCAGGTTCATCAAAACAGAATGAAAGCCCTATCAACTTATCAGCAACATCTGTCTTTTTCTTGCTGTTTTGTATATCAACAAATGCTACTAGATTGGCTCTGCATACTAACAATATCATCATCATAACCATAAACATTGTAGAAACTCAAGAGTCATGATAATAGATTTTTATgaattgacaaaaaaaaacaaaaaaacaaaacatacctCCGGCAGTAGGGAAAGGCCAGACTTAACCCTGCTTTCAGTAATGTCAGGCACTCGGTTCGGTATTGTTCCAGACAACATCTGTAGATTCAATTAGGGATAGCACAAGAAACTAAGTTCTGCTATAAAGTGCTATAAATACCAGTGAGTGTTAAAAGTGGATCAGACTATTACCATTTAAGTGATCAGTACAGCATGCTAAGTGTATTATTAGAGTTTAATTGAATGCATTAATTATGGTACTGCAGTGTTAAAAATATATAGTCTTAAATCCGGCTGGTtaggtttattatatattacatGTTTCTTATATGTTCTTATGTTTTGTATTATAAATCTGAATCTGCAAGCTcaagtaaatattaaatattaaaactgattaattgattaataaaaaagtaaattgAGACTAGATActttttgtttaaatgtgtgtCATGGCTCAAAAAGGTTAGTAAACACTGCAATACTTCAGAGATGCCCTGGAGTACAAAGTATAAAGTAAGAGAAACTGGAAATAATGGAGTGCattgttaaaaatatatataatatttcatCTGAAGATATTGGGCATGTATGGAAAtttactatactatatactatgtTGTCTGTAAATGTTACAGCaggatttttcatttttttaaactaactTCAAGAGCCCATAAATTGCTCTGTGATcgtaaaatataatttaaaacacACCTTTACCTTATCCCCTGGAAAGGAGTTTCCTTCGCTGGTTGTGTCAAGTAAACTAGGTTTAGTGCTGGATAGAATCTAGAAGAGTAAGCAATATTGGAATTATTTTAAAGTCATACTGTAAAAGTATGGCATTTTTCCATGCTACAGTTCAAATACACACCATAAATTACAATGATGTATCCATGTGGTGACCTACCTCCTTGTTTGTGAGGGCATGTTCCCCAGCCAACAGCAGCAAACTAAGGCCTCCCATTTTAGTAGGATCTAACAATATAAAACAGCAGTTGTAATAGCTGATCTACTGTAaactttgttatttttttggAATGATCATACATACCTGCCATGGCAAAGTGCAGCTGTGGCATGCTATCAGTTTTGGGCACTTTTTTGGCAGTGGAGTCCTTGGATGAGTTGGAAGAGAAGGGCCAAACCTTTTTGCGAGGGTTGCTAACTGGCTGACAGGAAGAGCTTTTCACTGGTTTGCTGGTGGTGGGACACCACTTGTACCCTGGATTTGCCTTCATAAAGGCATCCTTATACTGAAAGAAAACCAAGATACTTTGGTTAAAATTAGTATTGGTAAATGCagattaatacagtatatatatagtatacacTGCATATTGACTTTCTACAATACTGTAATACttcaacaaataaaaatgttgggGTTAATTTTAATGACTAAATTAtaacattatttaaaataaagaattGATTTATTAACTAATAAAAAATATGCTTTAAAGACAAGGTCAACGTTGAAGCTCTGTAACTGCACATTTTGATGTTAGCAAGCAAAAAGACTCTCTCTTCATCTCTAATACAGGTTTTCTTCACTGGTGAAATATTATATTCTAACTAAACAATGAAACATATTATATTAAAGTGTATATTTCGGAGTTTAGAAGAAAGTGTTAGGAGTGTGTAGAAACTACCTCTTGTGTGCGACTATACCAAAATAGAAACATACCCTTGTAGTAATATAAGACTATTTACAGTCAGGTCCATAAATATTGGGACAGCGACACAATCCCCCAATTTTTGGCTCTATACACGACCAAAATAGATATGAAATCAAACGAACAAGATGTGTTTCAACTGCAGACTGTCAGCTTTAATTTCAGGTGTATCAGGTGAATGGTGTAAAAATTACAACAGTTTGAATATGTGCCCCCCAACTCGTTAAGGGACCAAAATTAATGGGCCAATTAGCTTCTCAGCTGTTCCATGGCCCGATGTGTCACGGAGCGGCAGATAAAgggcccacatgcacagcacagagaccacagttAAACAGTTTAATCCAGTATTTGGTAtcacagacggtccgggtcatacgCAGTAAATCGCGGGGCTTCGGTACAGGTGGGGCAGGCTGGCTCAGATCCAAAAACCGGCAGAGTTTCGGTAACGAGAGGACACAGATTACAGTACCGTATAGGAGCAGGCTGTCttgtagtcgggcggtcaggttcggcGTTCTGGAAATCCTCAGGCAATCCTCCTAACCCTCAGTACGGGTTAGGAGCAGGTGAGAGTCAGGAGTCAGAAAACAAAACGGGATCAAAAACATGCAGGCAGGATAACTAGGTGCTGGAAAGTGAAGACTAGAATAcgtacaacgatctggcggggaactaaggaaccaggtggtggttaaatacaagaagtgattactgatacggagcaggtgcgactaatgaggaccggaagtaaagctgggaCCGAAAACCGaaaccgggggactaccaaaataaagacaggaagtggaaactggaacccaaaacatgatgatatgactgaaaaacaaagtgccttcaaaataaaactgataacagagccagaacctgacacgaTGTGTGTTATTCCCTCACTATTCCAATTACAATGAGCTGATAAAGGGTCCAGAGTTCATTTGAAGTATGCTGTATGAATTTGGAATCTGTTGCTGTCAACTCTCAAGAGGAGATCCAAAGAGCTGTCACTATCAGTGAAGCAAGCCATCATTAggctgaacaaaaaaaagaaaaccatcaGAGAGATAGCAAAAATATTAGGCGTGGCCAAACCGACTGTTTGGAACATTCTTAAAAAATGGGAACGCACTGGTGAGCTCAGCGACACTAAACGACCTGGAAGACCACGGAAAACAACTGTGGTGGATGACCGAAGAATTCTGTCCCTGGTGAAGAAAAGACCCTTCACAACAGTTGGTCAGATCAagaacactctccaggaggtagcTGTATGTGTGTCAAAGTCAATGCATACTGCAAAAGAAACCAAAGACTTTCTTAAGGGAAAGAAGTGGAATGTTATGCAATGGCCAAGTCAATCACCTGACCTGAATCCGATTGAGCATGCGTTTCACTCGCTGAAGACAAAACTGAAGGGAAAATGCCCTAAGAGCAAGCAGGAACAGAAGACAGTTGCATTGGAGGCCTAGGAGGGCATCACCAGGGATGAAACCCAGCGTCTGGTGATGTTAACGCGTTCCAGACTTCAGGCTGTAATTGACTGCAAAGGATTTGCAACCAAGTATTAAAGAAACGAAAGTTA
This Betta splendens chromosome 14, fBetSpl5.4, whole genome shotgun sequence DNA region includes the following protein-coding sequences:
- the LOC114868954 gene encoding HMG box transcription factor BBX isoform X4; amino-acid sequence: MRQKSSNRQQQNKVRYSSTMKGGGRVKEPPVAGEVTGKRPKRKCLQWHPLLSKKALDFSEEEEEEDEDELEKQPIVYGQDQRSQMHCESTTKEVEDDSNEQRARRPMNAFLLFCKRHRSLVRQEHPRLDNRGATKILADWWAVLEPKEKQKYTDMAKEYKDAFMKANPGYKWCPTTSKPVKSSSCQPVSNPRKKVWPFSSNSSKDSTAKKVPKTDSMPQLHFAMADPTKMGGLSLLLLAGEHALTNKEILSSTKPSLLDTTSEGNSFPGDKVKMLSGTIPNRVPDITESRVKSGLSLLPESQSATYEGKPCRQSTLFQLAEMCLASEAGKNDTVILPQEDSLSTVSLQQTVVVEEVKEEKSDTEYCASTLHTSAPLPSSVTSTSTDAILSQLGSQNTCVKKKSKKKEAAKISDNSDLLCSTKKIIKKCNDAESHIDSVFSTIVAVAKGAFSDSSEKVKKTIQSNPIEGHFSLPKEKSKSKAISFIRQKKTMDSDSRQDTSPVVEMKEDVTTVSPTTETDEASGDLQGSMAKPHHFHCTHSSAKPKEEEKEEERQSEVNFESNEENRGFRKSERTCKGALYKTLVSEGMLTSLRANIDRGKRGALRASDHVHDANWSDDSWTLPQMGPNNFKKLKKSKSKDESLQGLGKLEEEFEKKFNSLPQYSPMTFDKKGTAVTKKKTLNSSTVQEETCKVAKGLSPSQKKMSFHKIVRKHKHKKEKPGAVDTALVQSDFTLLDSPSKAKSLAPIAIMCPDVQGTASMEMLVGSQKRKARKTKITHLVRTADGGVSPAVELSKNYWRQDSELNLKTEVYRVKRKRDRTDHCGAPVLQTTVSDTVLQAEVLWSVGDVVHDPLNRAVSMKSTNKWKRS
- the LOC114868954 gene encoding HMG box transcription factor BBX isoform X5, whose translation is MKGGGRVKEPPVAGEVTGKRPKRKCLQWHPLLSKKALDFSEEEEEEDEDELEKQPIVYGQDQRSQMHCESTTKEVEDDSNEQRARRPMNAFLLFCKRHRSLVRQEHPRLDNRGATKILADWWAVLEPKEKQKYTDMAKEYKDAFMKANPGYKWCPTTSKPVKSSSCQPVSNPRKKVWPFSSNSSKDSTAKKVPKTDSMPQLHFAMADPTKMGGLSLLLLAGEHALTNKEILSSTKPSLLDTTSEGNSFPGDKVKMLSGTIPNRVPDITESRVKSGLSLLPESQSATYEGKPCRQSTLFQLAEMCLASEAGKNDTVILPQEDSLSTVSLQQTVVVEEVKEEKSDTEYCASTLHTSAPLPSSVTSTSTDAILSQLGSQNTCVKKKSKKKEAAKISDNSDLLCSTKKIIKKCNDAESHIDSVFSTIVAVAKGAFSDSSEKVKKTIQSNPIEGHFSLPKEKSKSKAISFIRQKKTMDSDSRQDTSPVVEMKEDVTTVSPTTETDEASGDLQGSMAKPHHFHCTHSSAKPKEEEKEEERQSEVNFESNEENRGFRKSERTCKGALYKTLVSEGMLTSLRANIDRGKRGALRASDHVHDANWSDDSWTLPQMGPNNFKKLKKSKSKDESLQGLGKLEEEFEKKFNSLPQYSPMTFDKKGTAVTKKKTLNSSTVQEETCKVAKGLSPSQKKMSFHKIVRKHKHKKEKPGAVDTALVQSDFTLLDSPSKAKSLAPIAIMCPDVQGTASMEMLVGSQKRKARKTKITHLVRTADGGVSPAVEDKTRDLNQEQDKKPLSQLNLCNEKGCFNNATSEGAARSTISQELPAFFSLAALAEVAAMENSHRSPGALTESQKKALAQTPVLISCTDQ
- the LOC114868954 gene encoding HMG box transcription factor BBX isoform X8, yielding MKANPGYKWCPTTSKPVKSSSCQPVSNPRKKVWPFSSNSSKDSTAKKVPKTDSMPQLHFAMADPTKMGGLSLLLLAGEHALTNKEILSSTKPSLLDTTSEGNSFPGDKVKMLSGTIPNRVPDITESRVKSGLSLLPESQSATYEGKPCRQSTLFQLAEMCLASEAGKNDTVILPQEDSLSTVSLQQTVVVEEVKEEKSDTEYCASTLHTSAPLPSSVTSTSTDAILSQLGSQNTCVKKKSKKKEAAKISDNSDLLCSTKKIIKKCNDAESHIDSVFSTIVAVAKGAFSDSSEKVKKTIQSNPIEGHFSLPKEKSKSKAISFIRQKKTMDSDSRQDTSPVVEMKEDVTTVSPTTETDEASGDLQGSMAKPHHFHCTHSSAKPKEEEKEEERQSEVNFESNEENRGFRKSERTCKGALYKTLVSEGMLTSLRANIDRGKRGALRASDHVHDANWSDDSWTLPQMGPNNFKKLKKSKSKDESLQGLGKLEEEFEKKFNSLPQYSPMTFDKKGTAVTKKKTLNSSTVQEETCKVAKGLSPSQKKMSFHKIVRKHKHKKEKPGAVDTALVQSDFTLLDSPSKAKSLAPIAIMCPDVQGTASMEMLVGSQKRKARKTKITHLVRTADGGVSPAVEDKTRDLNQEQDKKPLSQLNLCNEKGCFNNATSEGAARSTISQELPAFFSLAALAEVAAMENSHRSPGALTESQKKALAQTPVLISCTDQ
- the LOC114868954 gene encoding HMG box transcription factor BBX isoform X1, which encodes MRQKSSNRQQQNKVRYSSTMKGGGRVKEPPVAGEVTGKRPKRKCLQWHPLLSKKALDFSEEEEEEDEDELEKQPIVYGQDQRSQMHCESTTKEVEDDSNEQRARRPMNAFLLFCKRHRSLVRQEHPRLDNRGATKILADWWAVLEPKEKQKYTDMAKEYKDAFMKANPGYKWCPTTSKPVKSSSCQPVSNPRKKVWPFSSNSSKDSTAKKVPKTDSMPQLHFAMADPTKMGGLSLLLLAGEHALTNKEILSSTKPSLLDTTSEGNSFPGDKVKMLSGTIPNRVPDITESRVKSGLSLLPESQSATYEGKPCRQSTLFQLAEMCLASEAGKNDTVILPQEDSLSTVSLQQTVVVEEVKEEKSDTEYCASTLHTSAPLPSSVTSTSTDAILSQLGSQNTCVKKKSKKKEAAKISDNSDLLCSTKKIIKKCNDAESHIDSVFSTIVAVAKGAFSDSSEKVKKTIQSNPIEGHFSLPKEKSKSKAISFIRQKKTMDSDSRQDTSPVVEMKEDVTTVSPTTETDEASGDLQGSMAKPHHFHCTHSSAKPKEEEKEEERQSEVNFESNEENRGFRKSERTCKGALYKTLVSEGMLTSLRANIDRGKRGALRASDHVHDANWSDDSWTLPQMGPNNFKKLKKSKSKDESLQGLGKLEEEFEKKFNSLPQYSPMTFDKKGTAVTKKKTLNSSTVQEETCKVAKGLSPSQKKMSFHKIVRKHKHKKEKPGAVDTALVQSDFTLLDSPSKAKSLAPIAIMCPDVQGTASMEMLVGSQKRKARKTKITHLVRTADGGVSPAVEDKTRDLNQEQDKKPLSQLNLCNEKGCFNNATSEGAARSTISQELPAFFSLAALAEVAAMENSHRSPGALTESQKKALAQTPVLISCTDQ